A genomic window from Sorex araneus isolate mSorAra2 chromosome 2, mSorAra2.pri, whole genome shotgun sequence includes:
- the GPR182 gene encoding G-protein coupled receptor 182 → MGRAAPSRASPQPRRQPLTAPQEPLQDQVPPRELWHSLALMSDNAGAGPGPAEGLTPEPAPELGEIHNWTELLYFFNHTLPQCHVELSEDVKRVVLFVLYLAVFVVGLVENLLVICVHWRCSGRAGLLSVYILNMAIADLGVVLTLPVWMLEVTLDYTWLWGAFSCRFTHYFYFANMYSSIFFLVCLSVDRYVTLTRASPSWQRSQHRARRAVCAGVWVLSAVIPLPQVAHIQLVEDLEPMCLFLAPFESYDTWALVVSLSTTLLGFLLPFPLIAVFSVLTVCRLRGTGQPARWRRHCLLVSAYVAVFVVSWLPYHVTTLLLTLHGTQIFLHCYLAHVLYFFYDIVSCFSILHCMVNPILYNFLSRHFRGQLLSAVVHYLPKVQARAGRQASSSSSSSSTQHSIIITKEGCQPTAASPHHPLSPNSQTPNTSPLSAPPPRSVS, encoded by the exons ATGGGAAGGGCggcccccagcagagccagcccccagccccggcgaCAGCCGCTCACAGCTCCCCAAGAGCCCCTCCAGGACCAGGTGCCACCACGAGAACTCTG gCACTCGCTAGCCCTCATGTCAGACAACGCGGGCGCAGGGCCCGGCCCCGCCGAGGGGCTCACCCCGGAGCCTGCCCCCGAGCTGGGAGAGATCCACAACTGGACGGAACTCCTGTACTTCTTCAACCACACGCTGCCCCAGTGCCACGTGGAGCTGAGCGAGGACGTCAAGCGCGTGGTGCTCTTCGTCCTCTACCTGGCCGTCTTCGTGGTGGGGCTGGTGGAAAACCTCCTGGTCATCTGCGTGCACTGGCGCTGCTCGGGCCGCGCGGGTCTGCTGAGCGTCTACATCCTCAACATGGCCATCGCCGACCTGGGGGTGGTCCTGACCCTGCCCGTGTGGATGCTCGAGGTCACGCtggactacacctggctctggGGCGCCTTCTCCTGCCGCTTCACGCACTACTTCTACTTTGCCAACATGTACAGCAGCATCTTCTTCCTGGTGTGCCTCAGCGTGGACCGCTACGTCACACTCACGCGTGCGTCCCCCTCGTGGCAGCGCTCCCAGCACCGGGCGCGCCGGGCCGTGTGTGCCGGCGTCTGGGTGCTCTCGGCCGTCATCCCGCTGCCCCAGGTGGCCCACATCCAGCTGGTGGAGGACTTGGAGCCCATGTGCCTCTTCCTGGCCCCCTTTGAGAGCTACGACACCTGGGCCCTGGTGGTCTCGCTCTCCACCACCCTCCTGGGCTTCCTGCTGCCCTTCCCGCTCATTGCCGTCTTCAGTGTGCTGACGGTCTGCCGGCTACGGGGGACCGGCCAGCCTGCCCGGTGGCGGCGTCACTGTCTGCTGGTGTCTGCCTACGTGGCCGTCTTTGTCGTCAGCTGGCTGCCCTACCACGTGACCACGCTGCTGCTCACGCTGCACGGGACCCAGATCTTCCTCCACTGCTACCTGGCCCACGTCCTCTACTTCTTCTATGACATCGTCAGCTGCTTCTCCATCCTCCACTGCATGGTCAACCCCATCCTTTACAACTTTCTCAGCCGCCACTTCCGGGGCCAGCTGCTGAGCGCTGTGGTTCACTACCTCCCCAAGGTCCAGGcccgggcaggcaggcaggcttcttcctcctcctcctcctcctcgacaCAGCATTCCATCATCATCACCAAGGAGGGCTGCCAGCCCACCGCAGCGAGCCCCCACCATCCTCTGAGCCCGAACTCCCAGACACCAAATACCTCCCCACTCTCTGCTCCTCCACCACGCTCAGTCAGCTGA